GCACGCTCACCGTGCCGCAGATCGTGGCGCAGGTCGCCGCCGAAGGCGCCGCAAAGATCGTGATCGTGACGGACGAGCCCGAGAAGTACGAAGGTGTGAAGCTCGTCGGCGACATTCCCGTCTATCACCGCAGCGAACTGGATCGCGTGCAGCGCGAGTTGCGTCTGGTCAAGGGCACGTCGATTCTGATCTACGACCAGACGTGTGCAACCGAAAAGCGCCGCCGCCGCAAACGCGGCGCGTACCCCGATCCGGCCAGGCGTGTGGTCATCAACGAGTCCGTCTGCGAAGGCTGCGGCGATTGTTCGGTGAAGTCGAACTGCCTGTCGGTCGAGCCGCTTGAGACGGAATTCGGCACGAAGCGTCAGATCAACCAATCGACCTGCAACAAGGACTTCTCCTGCCTGAACGGCTTCTGCCCGAGCTTCGTGACGGTGGAAGGCGGCCAGTTGCGCAAGCCGAAAACCGCGCAGGTCGACAGCAGCGGTCTGCCGCCGTTGCCAGAGCCGGCGCTACCGGCCATCGCGCGTCCGTACGGCATTCTCGTGACCGGTGTAGGCGGCACGGGTGTGGTCACCATCGGCGGTCTGCTCGGCATGGCCGCGCATCTGGAAAACAAGGGGGTTACAACGCTCGACGTGACGGGTCTCGCGCAAAAGGGCGGCGCCGTGACGAGTCACGTGCAGATCGCGCTGCAACCGGAAGACATCCACGCCACGCGCATCGCCATGGGCGACGCGCGCGTCGTGATTGGTTGCGACGCCATCACCACCGCCAGCGACGACACGCTCTCGCGGGTGCAGCATGGGGTGACGAACATCGTCGTGAACAGCGCACATACGCCGACGGCCGAGTTCATCCGCGATCCGAACTGGCGCTTCCCCGGCGCCAGCACCGAGAACGACATTCGCGCGGCCGCCGGTGAGAACGTCGATTTCGTCGACGCGAATCACCTCTCGCTGCGCCTGCTCGGCGACACCATTTACACGAACCCGTTCGTACTCGGATATGCGTGGCAGAAGGGCTGGGTGCCGCTCTCGTATGCGGCGCTCACTCGCGCCATCGAACTCAACGGGGTGGCCGTCGAGAAGAACAAGCAGGCGTTCGAATGGGGACGCCGCGCCGCGCACGATCTCGCAACGGTGCGCAAACTGGCGCAGCAAAACGAAGCGCCGGAATCGTCTGCCACCGGCGGCAAGCTCATTACGCTGCACTCCCCGCGCGCGCTCGACACGCTGATCCAGCGTCGCTACGACCAACTAGTCGCCTATCAGGATCGCGCGTATGCGGAACGCTTCAAGCGCACGGTCGAGCGCGTGCGCGCGGCGGAGTCCGCCCTGCCGACCGACGCCTCGCAAATGCCGTTGACCGAAGCCGTCGCTCGCGCGTTGTACAAACTGATGGCCTACAAGGACGAGTACGAAGTCGCGCGCCTGTACACCGACCCTGCGTTCATGAAGAAGATCAACGAGCAGTTCGAAGGCGACTTCTCGCTGCGCTTCCATCTGGCGCCGCCGTCGCTGGCCAGACGCGACGACAAGGGCCATCTCGTGAAGAAGGCGTACGGGCCCTGGATGATGAAGGCCTTCGGCGTGCTGGCGAAATTCAAGGGGCTGCGCGGCGGGGCGTTCGACATCTTCGGGCGGACGGAAGAGCGTCGCACGGAGCGTGCCCTGATCGGCGAGTACGAAACGCTGGTGAACGAACTGGTGTCGCGTCTGAACGAGCACAACCTGCCGCTCGCCGTGCAACTCGCGGAACTGCCGCAGGACATTCGCGGCTACGGTCACGTGAAGGAGCAAAACCTCGCGGCCACGCGCATCAAGTGGACGAAGCTGCTCGCGCAGTTCCGCGATGGCGGCTCGCACCGCGTTGCCGCATGATTCGCCAACGCCCGCGCGAAGCGCACGTGCAATGAAAATCCCGCCAGCGCATGAGCGTCTGGCGGGATTTTTTCATGCACCCTCACCGTCTCTCACCGTCTCTCGCCGGCCGGCGCGCTCACCGGCAAATCTCTTCCGGCGAGCGCGTCGGCGCGACCTCAGCGGCCCATCAACGCGTGACGTTCGCCGCCGCGACAGCCGTCATGTTGATGATGCGACGCACGGTCGCGGCCGGCGTCAGGATATGAACCGGCTTGGCGCAACCCAGCAGGAACGGCCCGACCGTCACGCCCTCGCCGCCCGTCATCTTGAGCAGGTTGTAGGTGATGTTGGCCGCTTCCACGTTCGGCATGACCAGCAGGTTCGCTTCGCCGGCCAGACGCGATGCGGGGTAGGCCGCGCGACGGATCGTCTCCGACAGGGCGGCGTCGCCGTGCATTTCGCCGTCGACTTCCAGCTCCGGCGCACGCTCGGCCAGCAGTTGCGCGGCTCGCGCCATGCGCTGTGCCGATGCCGACTTCACGCTGCCGAAGTTCGAGTTCGAGAGCAGCGCCACCTTCGGGGCGATGCCGAAACGCTCGATTTCCTTCGCGGCCAGCACGGTCATCTCGGCGAGTTGCTCCGAGGTCGGCACTTCATTGACGTACGTGTCGCTGATGAACAGGTTGCGATTGGCCAGCATCAGCAGGTTCATCGCCGCGTAGTTTTCCACACCGGCGGCACGACCCAGCACCTGGTCGATCACGTCGAGATGGCGGTGATACGTGTCGATCATGCCGCAGACCATACCGTCGGCTTCGCCCAGACGCACGAGGATCGCACCGATCAGCGTGTTGTCCTTGCGCATGGCGGCCTTGGCGACTTCCGGCGTCACGCCGTGGCGGGCGCCCAGATTGTGATACTCCTGCCAGCAGCGCTGATAACGCGTGTCGTCTTCCGGATTCACGATCTCGAAATCGACGCCGGGCTTGAGCTTCGAGCCGATCTTTTGCAGACGCATTTCGACCACGGCCGGACGACCGATGATGATCGGCCTGGCGATGCGCTCGGCCAGCACGAACTGTGCCGCGCGCAGCACGCGCTCGTCCTCCCCTTCGGCGAACACGATGCGCGCGGCGTCGCTACCGAAGCGCGCACGCGCCGCGGCGAACACCGGACGCATGATGAAGCCGGTGCGATACACCGTGGTGCCGAGTTGTTCGCGGTAGGCGTCCATGTCCTCGATGGGACGCGTGGCCACGCCCGAGTCCATGGCGGCCTGCGCCACGGCCGGCGCGATCTTGATGATAAGACGCGGATCGAACGGCTTCGGAATGATGTATTCCGGACCGAATTCGAGCGACTGGCCTTCATAGGCGCGTGCGACTTCTTCGCTCTGCTCTTCTTCCTGCGCCAGTTCGGCGATGGCCCGCACGGTGGCGAGCTTCATCTCTTCCGTGATGGTGGTTGCACCGACATCGAGCGCGCCACGGAAGATGAACGGGAAGCACAGCACGTTGTTGACCTGGTTCGGATAGTCCGAGCGGCCCGTGGCGATGATGCAGTCCGGACGCGCCGCCTTGGCGACTTCCGGGCGGATTTCCGGTTCCGGGTTGGCCAGCGCGAGAATCAGCGGCTTCGTGCCCATGGTCTTGACCATGTCGGCGGTGAGCACGCCGGCGGTCGAGCAGCCCAGGAACACGTCGGCGCCGTTGCTGGCATCGGCCAGGGTGCGTGCGTCGGTCGTCACGGCATAGCGTGCCTTGCTCTCATCGAGCTTGTCGCGCCCGGTATGGATCACGCCCTTCGAGTCGAGAACCAGAATGTTCTCTTTCTTGAGGCCGAGATTCACGAGCAGGTCCAGACACGCGATGGCGGCAGCGCCTGCACCCGAGCACACCAGCCTGACCTTGGCGATGTCCTTGCCGACGACCTTCAGGCCGTTGAGGATCGCGGCCGAGGCGATGATGGCGGTGCCGTGCTGATCGTCGTGGAAGACCGGGATCTTCATGCGCTCACGCAGCTTCTTCTCGATGTAGAAGCACTCGGGCGCCTTGATGTCTTCGAGGTTGATGCCGCCCAGCGTGGGTTCGAGCATGGCGATGGCTTCGACCAGCTTGTCCGGATCGTGCTCGGCGAGCTCGATGTCGAACACGTCGATGCCCGCGAACTTCTTGAACAGGCAGCCCTTGCCTTCCATGACGGGTTTTGCGGCGAGCGGGCCGATATTGCCCAGGCCCAGCACGGCCGTGCCGTTGGTGATCACACCGACGAGGTTGCTGCGCGACGTGTAACGGTTCGCGGCAAGCGGATCTTCCGCGATGGCTTCGCAGGCGTAGGCCACGCCGGGGGAGTACGCCAGGGACAGATCGATCTGGTTCGACAGCGGCTTGGTCGGCGTAACCGAGATCTTGCCGGGACGCGGATTCTCGTGGTACGCGAGCGCGCTTTGCTTCAGTTGTTCATCCATTTTCGATACCTAATGGCGACGGCCGGACCCTGCCGCATGCGGGCAGCGTGTGGGGCTCGACCGTCTTTTGACGGATCACGGCGGGGGGAAGAGCCAACCGGAGGGATTCGACGATTGTGTCGTCGACGGGGTTCTTCTCGGCGCGATGGCGTGATGACCATCGCTTCCCCGATCCGGGAAATCGCGCTCGCGCGCGCCGGACCGTGGGACATGCGGTGGGCCGGAGCGCACCGCAGGACGCAAAGTGTACACCTTGCGCCACGAGCGTGACGCCGCACGCGGCGCAAGGCTCACGCGCGGCGCAATACGCAATTCGCCTTACTGCAACGCTTCGCCGCGACGCTCCGGAATCAGGAACAGCGTCGCGAGAATGTCGAGCACGTAAATGCCCGCGAGGAAAACGAGCGCGATCTTGAACGAGAACGCTGCCGCGAGCGCACCGACCGTCAACGGCCCGAACCCGCCCACGGCGCGCCCGATGTTGAACAGCACGTTTTGCGCCGTGGCACGCGCCGCCGTCGGATACAACTCGGAGATCAGCGCGCCGTAGCCGCCGATCATGCCGTTCACGAACATGCCCATGACCGCGCCGCCGATCAGCAACGAGAACTGCGACTGGAGCTGTGCGTATACGAATACCATCACGACCGCCCCGATCTGATAGCCGATGAACGCCGGGCGACGTCCGAAACGATCCGCCAGCCGGCCGAACAGCCAGATGCCGAACGCCATGCCGAGCACCGTCACCGCCGTCCACATCGCGGACTTGGTCAGCGAATAGCCGAAGGTCTTCGACAGATACGAGGGCATCCAGATCATCAGGCCGTAGTAACCGAAGTTCTGCACCGAGCACAGAATCGCCACGCCCAGGCTCGCGCGCGTGGTCGCGCAGTCCTTGACCAGCAGCTTGAGCGGCGCGTGCTCGCGCGGCTGTTGCTGCTGCGCGACGAACATCTCCGGCTCGCCAAGCGTACGGCGCATGACGAACGACACCACCGCCGGGAGCAGCCCCACGGCGAACATGCCTCGCCAGCCGATGACCGGCAGCAGCAACGGCGTGAGCAGCGCCGCGGCGAGCACGCCTGCCTGCCAGCCCAGCCCGACGAACGACGACGCACGGGCGCGGCGCTCCGGCGCGCAGGCTTCCGCCGCAAGCGCCATGCCGATACCGAATTCGCCGCCCAGACCGATACCGGCAATCGTCCGGTAAGCCAGCAGATCCCAGTATCCCTGCGCCAGCGAGCACAGGCCGGTGAAAACGGCGAACAGCAAAATCGTCCACGACAGCACACGTACTCGGCCGTAGCGATCCGAAAGCATGCCGAAGACGATGCCGCCGACGACCGCGCCGATGAGCGTCCAGGTCACGAGCGCTCCCGACTGCGCGCTGGACAGCGCCAGATCGGCAGCGATGGCCGGCAGGATGAAGCCGAGGATCAGCAGGTCGAAGCCGTCCATGGCATAACCGATGGCCGAAGCCCACAGGGCGCGGTTGGCGTAAGCGTTATCGTGCTTCGCCGCGCCAGCGGCGCTGGCGCCCGGCGTGGCAAGGGAAGGCGAGGGGTCGTGGGGCATGATGGCGTCTGGTCCGGTCTGAATTTCGGCCAGAGTGTATGCCTGTCATAAAGGCTCGGCAACTGTCTCTTTTTTTGGACTCATCTGTCGTTGCCCTTTTTTCATATGCGCCGTGCGCGCACACTGCGCGTACTCCTCTTACGAAAAATATACGCTCAGTGCATAATTGACCTCGCATTTGCTGAAACTTGTGGCATAATTCGCGTTTAAGCGCAGGCCACTCGTCGCGAGACGCGCCGCCCGCTGCCGCAGACGGTGCCTTGCCGCAGTAGGCTGTTGTTTATCGTGGCACGTGGCATGCCGCTCACTCACCCATGACTCCTGGCTGCACGCCGCACGGCGGACAGCAACGCTGAGGAACCGCATCATGATTGGCATCGACCGCCAGGCGATTTCCGACATCACCGCAAAGATCCTGCTCGAAGTGGGCGCGGTGCATTTCAACGCCGAGAAGCCGTACATCTTCACCTCGGGCTGGGCCAGCCCGGTCTACACCGACTGCCGCAAGCTCATTTCGTACCCCCGCGTGCGTCGTACGCTGATGGACTTCGCGGAAGCCGTCATCATTCAGGACGTGGGCTGCGAGCAGTTCGACACGGTCGCCGGCGGTGAAACCGCGGGTATCCCGTTCGCTGCGTGGATTGCCGACAAGCTGATGCTGCCGATGCAGTACGTGCGCAAGAAGCCGAAGGGTTTCGGCCGCAATGCGCAGATCGAAGGCGATCTGCCGGAAGGCTCGCGCGTGCTGCTCGTCGAGGATCTGACGACCGACGGCCGCAGCAAGATCAACTTCTGCAAGGCGCTGCGCGAAGCCGGTGCGAACGTGAACCACGTGTTCGTAATCTTCCACTACGACATCTTCCCGGAGAGCCGTCAGGTGCTCAAGGACATCGATGTCCAGTTGCACTCGCTCGCCACGTGGTGGGACGTGCTGCGTGTGGCCAAGCAGCAGAACCACTTCGACACGAAGACGCTGGACGAAGTCGAGAAATTCCTGCATGCACCGGCCGAATGGTCGGGCGCACACGGCGGCGCCACGTCGTTCCCGAAAGACTGAAAGACCGGGTCCTTTGGCCATGCCAATGGCAAAGCGCGTAGTATTCGCTTGAGAGGCGAGAACGGCCGGCCCGAAATGGCTGGCCGTTTTTTTTTGACGCTCGCGATCCGCGCTCGGGATCTGCGGGATGAACAGGAGAAACCCCATGCTGGCTTCGGTCGTCGCCATCGGCGCCGGCGCGGCGCTCGGTGCGTTGCTGCGCTGGACGTTGAGCGTGCATCTCAATGCGATTCTGCCGACGCTTCCTCTCGGTACGCTCGCCGCCAATCTTGGCGGCGGCTATCTGATCGGCATCGCGGTGGCACTGTTCAGTCACGTACCGTCGATACCGGTCGAGTGGCGGCTCTTCGTCGTCACCGGTTTTCTCGGCGGCCTCACCACCTTCTCGACCTTTTCCGCCGAAGTCACCACGCTGCTGCGCGCAGGCCAGCTCGGTTGGGCCTCGCTGATCGTGGTCGTCCACGTGGGCGGTTCGCTCCTCATGACGCTGCTCGGCATTGCCAGCGCCACCTGGTTCGTGCAATGGCTGCGCCCCGCCCTCTGACGTCTGCCCACCCGCCAGTTCAGGCGGCCTGAGCGATTCAGGCGAGCAGCATTACGAGCTTCACATCGTCGTGCCCCGACAGCCGGAACGTCACTTGCGCAAAGTCGATGTCGCCGCGCTCGGGATGATGGAAACCGCGGCGGCCGCCTTCACGCTCGACGACATCCTGCTGCGACCAGAGCGCGGCGAACCCCGGACTCTCGCGTTGCAGGGCATCGGTGAGCGCTCGCACCGGCGTGTCGTCGAGATAGGCGCTGCATTCGGCGCGAAACTCGGCGACCACGCGTCGCGCACGCCGCTCCCAGTCCTGAATCAACGTTCGCGCACCGGCGTCGAGGAAGATGTAGCGCAGCAGGTTCTTCGTTCCCGAGGGGCCCGGTACACCCGCCGGGCCCGGCACATCGAGCCAGCCACGAAAAATATCGGCCGCGGCGCTGTTCCACGCAAGCATGTCCCAGCAGCGGTCCAGCGCGTAGGCTGGCGCCGCAACAGCGGCAACGGCCGCGCGCACCTGCGCAGTCGCGTGATGCGGCAACGGTTCGGCGCCCCGCTCCGGATCGCGCTTGCCCGCAAGATCGAACAGATACGCCCGTTCGGCGCGCGAGAGCCGCAAGGCACCGGCGACCGATGCCAGCGCGCCCGCCGAAATCGACACCTCCCGCGCCTGCTCGATCCATGTGTACCAGGTCGACGACAGACCGCACAGCTGCGCCACCTCTTCCCGGCGCAGACCCGGCGTGCGGCGCCGCCCCATCGGGGGCAGACCGACGGCGGCGGGTGTCAGCCGCTCGCGATGCGCGCGCAGAAAGTCGCCAAGGGCGCGACGCTGACGGGCGTCGTCCGCATGAGGTCCCGACTCGCCCGACGGCGAAGGTGGCAAAGCGATGGGGGTAGTTTTCATACCAGGATAATCAGGCAACTTGTACCGGTATCGATGGGCCATTATCGTGAGAGCCATCGATGTCGCGCAAGCCCCGGGCGACATAAACTCAACCTGAAGCTCCCTGCCCACGACCGAAGGAGACTCCCGTGAGCCATCCCCCGCGCCCCGCGTCCACCCCCTCCCATGACTCCCACAATGCGGTCGTCACCGGCCAGTTCGGTCCGCAGGCATCCGCCTATCTGACGAGCGCCAACCACGCGCAGGGCGCCGATCTGGAGCAACTTGCCGCCATCGCGCGCGCGTATCCGGGCGCGCAGGTCCTCGATCTCGGCTGCGGCGCCGGTCATGTGAGCTTCTTCACCGCACCGCACGTGGCGCGCGTCGTCGCTTACGATCTTTCCGTCGATATGCTCGGCGTGGTGGCCGGCGAGGCCGCCAGGCGCGGGCTGAGAAACGTCGATACGCAACTTGGCGCCGCCGAATCGTTGCCGTTCGACGATGCCACGTTCGATCTCGTCTTCAGCCGTTACAGCGCCCATCATTGGGCGGACGTCGGGGCGGCGTTGCGCGAGATGCGTCGCGTGCTCAAGCCGGGCGGACGCGTCGTGATCTGCGACGTCGCATCCACCGGACAGCCGTTGTTCGACACGTATTTGCAGGCGGTGGAGGTGCTGCGCGACACGTCGCACGTGCGCGATTATTCGACGGGCGAGTGGCTCACGATGGCGGCGGGCGCGGGCTTCTCGGTGGCGTCGCTCACGCCGCGCACGCTCGAACTCGACTTCGCGACGTGGACGGCGCGCATGCGCACACCGGCGCCGATGCAGGTCGCCATCCGCGCATTGCAGAGCGCCATGGCCGACAGCGTTCGCGAGCACTTCCGGATCCGGGACGACGGCTCGTTCACACTCGACACGCTGACGCTCGAACTGATCGCCGGTTGAGGTCCGGCGAATCTCCGCCGGTTCCCGAGGGTACTGGGGTCGATTGCGGCACTACTGGATTCGCCTCGGCCCTTCGCTGTCGTTCGCGCCGCTGATCTGCGCGGCGTCGGCCAGCAACGCCACGTAGTGGCGCAACGCCCGCGCACGCGCCTGCTCGTATAACAGCGCAGCGATACGATCGGCCACGCGCTCGAACGGCGGCATGCGGCCTTTCACCCGGCGCTCGATACGTACGACGTGGAAGCCGTAACGCGTGTTGACGAGTCGCGGCAGCACGCCGAGTCTGTCGCCGCAAAACAGCACCAGCTCGAACTCGGGCGCTGCGCTGCCTCGCGCGAGCATGCCGAGGCTGCCGCCGTCGTGCGCCGACGCGCAGTCCGACATCGTCCGCGCAATCGTCTCGAACGAAGACGGTTCCGCGAGCACCGCATCGAGTGCCGACTGCGCACGTTCGAGCGTGCGCGAAAGCGGCACCCCGGCCGACAACGCAAACAGAATATGACTCGCCTGCACTTTGTCGCCTACGCGGAACTGCCCGGCGTGGTCGTGAAAGTAAGCTCGGCACTCCTCCTGCGTGGGACGCCGCACCTGTACGTCCCGCGTGAAGAGCGCGTCGACGACAGCGTCGTCGCTCGCGGCGGCGTCATCGGCGAGAAGATGCAGATCGCGCGCACGCTGTCGCAACAGCTCACGGCTCACGAGCGCACGTTGCGCGGCGGCTTCCGGATCGGCAGCGTCCCGATGTTGATCGATCTCATCGGCGACGCGGCGCGCGTCGATGACAATACCGTTGACACTCAAAGACATGACGGACCCCACGAAAAACGTTCACGGCGATGGCGCTCGGGCGTTCGCCGGGCCTCTCGACCGGCGAACGGGCATGCCGTCGTCAGAACTCGTTCTGAATACGACGATAGGCGCGCGCGAGCTGCACGTTCGTGCGGCTCACCGATTCGGAAAACTCACGCGCGTCGACAGTGACTTTCGGGATGGTCGCGAGATCGGCCTCGCACCTGATGTGCGTGGTCGGGGGGATGTCCCATCCGTCCACCACGCTGTTGTGCCGCGCCACCACGCCGTCGTGCACGACGCAGTTGAACAGCACGGAGTTGAAGCCGACGAAGGCGTTGTCGCCAACGACACCGGGGCCATGCACGATGGAGCGATGGGCGATGGACGTGTTCTCGCCGATGGAAACGCGTGCGCCGTCTTTCGAATGGATCACGACCCCGTCCTGAATGTTGGAATTTGCGCCGATCACGATCGGCTCCATCCTGCCGTGCTCATCGACCTCGTCGGCGCGCAGCACCGCATAGGACCCGATGTGATTCCAGACCGCTCGCTCGTACGCCGGGCCGCGACAAGGCGGTCGCGTGATGTACGCGACATCCATGCCGATGCTGGCCACGACGGAATACGCCCAGTGGGCGAGCGGGGGAAAGGGAACACGGACGGGCACCGTGATACAGACTCTCTCACCGCCGCGAACGGTATATCGATGTTGTAGGCGATGGGAGACGGAAACGCAAATGTCCGCGATGACGGTACGGACAGCCGTTGCGTGCCGCACACACTGCTGTGCGGCACGGGAGAAACTCAGTGTGTCGGACGTGTTGCCGTCGCTTGCGAATCATTGGAATCGTTGGCCGTGCCCGTCGGGCGTCCGCGCCAGTAACCGGCCAGCAGCGAGCCCGACAGGTTGTGCCACACGGAGAAGAGCGCCCCCGGCAATGCCGCCAGCGGCGTGAAATACACCTTGCCGAGCGTGGCGGCCAAACCGGAGTTCTGCATACCGACCTCGATGGCCAGCGTGCGGCAGATCGATTCGTCGAAGCCTAGCAAGCGGCCGCCCCAGTATCCACCGAGCAGGCCCAGGCCGTTGTGCAGGATGACGCCGGCCATGACCAACGGACCTACCGTGGCAATGTTGCCCTGATTCGCGCCCACCACCGCACCGATGATCAGCACGATTGCCACCATCGACACCAGCGGAAGAAAGCCCTCGATGGCACGCACCACGCGACCGAAGAAGTGGTTGATGAGCAGACCGGCGCCGATCGGCAACGCCACGATCTGAAGAATCGACAACAGCATGCCTTCGACGTCCACCGCAATCGACGCGTCGACGTACAGGCGTGTGAGCAGCGGCGTCGCGAACACGCCGACGAGTGTCGACATGGCACTGATCGTGACCGAAAGGGCCACGTCGCCTCGGGCGAGATAGATCATGACGTTCGACGCCGTGCCGCTCGCTACGCTGCCCACAAGCACCATGCCCGCAGTCAGATCGGGGGGCATGTGCAGCACGCGTGCAATGATCCATGCGGCCAGCGGCATGACCAGATAGTGCAGCACCACACCCGCCACGATGGGCGCGGGACGCGTGAACACTCGCTTGAAGTCGTCGAACGTCAGGGTGACGCCCATCGCAAACATCACCACGGTGAGCAGCGCCGTGACGTGCGGCGTAATGCCGGAAAAGCTGCCCGGCGAGAAAAAGGCAAAGACGGACAGCAGCAGAGCCCACAGGGGGAACAGCCGGGTGACACGGGCGATCATGAGAGTCTCGGGCGCAAAAAGTTAATATTTTACTTATTTTGCGCTGACCACCCGTCGACGCCGTGCCGTCGCACGTTCGGAACATCGGCGAATGCGGCGCGTGGCACGCGGCGGCGAAGGCGCTTCGCCGCTTCCCGCATCCCCATGCCGCGGCCCGGATTCATCGGAATGTCGAGCCGCGTGCACGTCTTCGATACCTCGTCGATGCTTCGTTGATGCTTCGTTGATGCTTCGTCAAGGCGCCTAATCGCGCTTCGGCTTGCCCATCAGCAAGGCACCTCCGGCGCCGTCGCGACGTGCCGGACGCGGCCCGCGTTGGGCAAAGTCGCCACGCTCGCCGCCGCCGCCGCCACCTCCAGCACCACCGCCAACCCCACCATTACGCTGGCCCCGGCCCGCATTCTGGCCCTGGCGCGGTGCGCCCGTCCCCTGCACGGCACGTACGGGCGCGCGTTGGGCATCGCCCTGACGTTTGGCCGGTTGACGTTGGCTCGTGCCGACGTTGATGGCATCGCCGCCATTGCCGCCGCCCTGCCGCCCGCCCCGCTCGCCTTCGCGACGCGG
This is a stretch of genomic DNA from Pandoraea faecigallinarum. It encodes these proteins:
- a CDS encoding peptidylprolyl isomerase translates to MSLSVNGIVIDARRVADEIDQHRDAADPEAAAQRALVSRELLRQRARDLHLLADDAAASDDAVVDALFTRDVQVRRPTQEECRAYFHDHAGQFRVGDKVQASHILFALSAGVPLSRTLERAQSALDAVLAEPSSFETIARTMSDCASAHDGGSLGMLARGSAAPEFELVLFCGDRLGVLPRLVNTRYGFHVVRIERRVKGRMPPFERVADRIAALLYEQARARALRHYVALLADAAQISGANDSEGPRRIQ
- a CDS encoding carbonate dehydratase, with product MASIGMDVAYITRPPCRGPAYERAVWNHIGSYAVLRADEVDEHGRMEPIVIGANSNIQDGVVIHSKDGARVSIGENTSIAHRSIVHGPGVVGDNAFVGFNSVLFNCVVHDGVVARHNSVVDGWDIPPTTHIRCEADLATIPKVTVDAREFSESVSRTNVQLARAYRRIQNEF
- a CDS encoding class I SAM-dependent methyltransferase yields the protein MSHPPRPASTPSHDSHNAVVTGQFGPQASAYLTSANHAQGADLEQLAAIARAYPGAQVLDLGCGAGHVSFFTAPHVARVVAYDLSVDMLGVVAGEAARRGLRNVDTQLGAAESLPFDDATFDLVFSRYSAHHWADVGAALREMRRVLKPGGRVVICDVASTGQPLFDTYLQAVEVLRDTSHVRDYSTGEWLTMAAGAGFSVASLTPRTLELDFATWTARMRTPAPMQVAIRALQSAMADSVREHFRIRDDGSFTLDTLTLELIAG
- the panS gene encoding ketopantoate/pantoate/pantothenate transporter PanS; translation: MIARVTRLFPLWALLLSVFAFFSPGSFSGITPHVTALLTVVMFAMGVTLTFDDFKRVFTRPAPIVAGVVLHYLVMPLAAWIIARVLHMPPDLTAGMVLVGSVASGTASNVMIYLARGDVALSVTISAMSTLVGVFATPLLTRLYVDASIAVDVEGMLLSILQIVALPIGAGLLINHFFGRVVRAIEGFLPLVSMVAIVLIIGAVVGANQGNIATVGPLVMAGVILHNGLGLLGGYWGGRLLGFDESICRTLAIEVGMQNSGLAATLGKVYFTPLAALPGALFSVWHNLSGSLLAGYWRGRPTGTANDSNDSQATATRPTH